A portion of the Wenzhouxiangella sp. XN24 genome contains these proteins:
- a CDS encoding efflux RND transporter permease subunit yields the protein MRISRAAIGRPVTTVMIFVALAVIGLVASRMLPLEKYPDIEFPGIFINIPYQGSSPEEVEQLITRPVEEALATLSGVERMQSASRQDNAQVFLQFGWDQDVAAKGIEARAKVDAVRHLLPDDVRRVLVFTGSLGDQPILNLRISSDRDLSDAYSMLDRQLKRRIERLEGVSRVTLYGVDQREIRILLDADRIAAHGVDLNALRELLEKANFSVSAGQLTDGERRFSVRPIGEMSSVDEVNNILVRDNLRLSDIAAVELLSPERLNARHLDRRYSIGLDVFKQPGANLVDVARRVKSEVDAVADTDLMRGIHVFALGDQAEGVTSSLSDLMTSGAIGALLAFAVLYLFLRQGATTLIVVACVPFSLLITLGVMYFLDITLNILSMMGLMLAVGMLVDNAVVVTESIFRERQRDPGNPLRATLRGVNAVSMAVTAGTLTSIIVFVPILFGVKTNITLFLTHVAVSIVVAMLASLLMALTVVPMIVSRIPSPPPPRKSSWISRLSMRYAGALDWTLRHRWWTALVVVLIVASVAIPLKAVKFDAFPQEAGRQLLLLYNVKDKYPLAEMKRAVDEIEEYLYANQERFDIRQVYSFYEEGRAQSTLLLHDGDDARVPTGEVISRVMADLPEIVIGQPNFEFGNQGGDEGFTLQLAGESTEALAELAPQVVRLLSTVEGLRDVRTDISGGDREIRVKVDRMRAMRQGLDPQTIASSLSVAMRGEQLREFRGADGEVKVRIAFREDDRQSLAQLADLPLYAPDGRRVTLGSVAEFEVTRAHDEIRRIDRVTAVTISANLEDKSLEEVRPEVKALLDAYQLPPGYSWSFGRGFQRADETQQIMAQNILLAIALIFLVMAALFESTVYPVSIITSIGFSVIGVFWFFLATGTTFSFMATIGIMILVGVVVNNGIVLVDHVNNLRRAGMQRDAALLQAGRDRLRPILMTAATTILGLVPLAVSATKVGGDEIGAPAYFPMARAIIGGLGFSTLTSLLLVPWTYALLDDLGRWTRRVRSVARGGHPGRAADGTPDADQGMNTS from the coding sequence ATGAGAATCTCCCGGGCAGCCATCGGCCGGCCGGTCACGACGGTGATGATTTTCGTCGCGCTGGCCGTGATCGGCCTGGTGGCATCGCGGATGCTGCCGCTCGAAAAGTACCCCGACATCGAATTCCCCGGCATTTTCATCAACATCCCCTACCAGGGCTCGAGTCCCGAGGAAGTCGAACAACTGATCACGCGTCCGGTGGAGGAAGCGCTGGCGACGCTCAGCGGCGTCGAACGCATGCAGTCCGCCTCGCGCCAGGACAACGCACAGGTATTTCTCCAGTTCGGCTGGGACCAGGACGTCGCCGCCAAGGGTATCGAGGCTCGGGCCAAGGTCGATGCCGTCCGGCACCTGCTGCCTGACGACGTGCGGCGGGTGCTGGTGTTCACCGGGTCGCTCGGTGACCAGCCGATCCTGAATCTGCGCATCAGCAGCGACCGGGATCTATCCGACGCATACAGCATGCTGGATCGACAGTTGAAGCGTCGCATCGAGCGTCTCGAGGGCGTCTCCCGTGTGACCCTGTACGGCGTGGACCAGCGCGAGATCCGCATCCTGCTCGACGCCGACCGGATCGCGGCCCACGGGGTAGACCTCAATGCGCTCCGCGAATTGCTGGAGAAAGCCAACTTTTCCGTCAGCGCCGGGCAGCTGACCGACGGCGAACGGCGCTTCAGCGTGCGACCCATCGGAGAGATGAGCTCCGTGGACGAGGTGAACAACATCCTGGTGCGCGACAACCTGAGATTGAGCGACATCGCCGCCGTGGAATTGCTCAGCCCCGAACGGCTGAATGCCCGTCACCTGGACCGGCGCTACTCGATCGGACTGGACGTATTCAAGCAACCGGGTGCCAACCTCGTGGACGTGGCCCGGCGCGTCAAGAGCGAAGTGGATGCCGTGGCGGACACGGACCTGATGCGGGGCATCCACGTCTTTGCGCTGGGCGACCAGGCAGAGGGCGTCACCTCGTCGCTCAGCGACCTGATGACATCGGGGGCGATCGGCGCCCTGCTCGCCTTCGCCGTGCTGTACCTTTTCCTGCGCCAGGGGGCGACGACCCTGATCGTGGTCGCCTGCGTGCCGTTCTCGCTGCTCATCACGCTCGGCGTCATGTATTTCCTCGACATCACGCTGAATATTCTCTCGATGATGGGCCTGATGCTTGCGGTCGGCATGCTCGTGGACAACGCGGTCGTGGTCACCGAAAGTATCTTCCGCGAGCGGCAACGCGACCCGGGCAATCCGCTGCGGGCCACTCTCCGCGGGGTCAACGCCGTTTCGATGGCGGTGACGGCCGGGACACTCACGTCCATCATCGTGTTCGTGCCGATACTGTTCGGCGTGAAGACGAATATCACGCTGTTCCTGACGCACGTCGCAGTCAGTATCGTCGTGGCCATGCTCGCCTCGCTGCTGATGGCGCTGACCGTCGTGCCGATGATCGTGTCGCGTATTCCCTCCCCGCCGCCGCCTCGCAAGAGTTCCTGGATATCGCGCCTGAGCATGCGCTACGCGGGCGCCCTGGACTGGACCCTGCGCCATCGCTGGTGGACTGCGTTGGTCGTCGTGCTGATCGTCGCCAGCGTGGCCATCCCGCTGAAGGCCGTGAAATTCGATGCGTTCCCGCAGGAGGCCGGGCGCCAGCTTCTCTTGCTCTATAACGTGAAAGACAAGTATCCGCTGGCGGAGATGAAACGCGCGGTGGACGAAATCGAGGAATACCTTTACGCGAACCAGGAACGCTTCGACATACGGCAGGTATACAGTTTCTACGAGGAAGGCCGTGCCCAGTCGACCCTGTTGCTCCATGACGGGGACGACGCCAGGGTCCCGACCGGCGAAGTGATCTCGCGGGTCATGGCCGATCTCCCGGAAATCGTCATCGGCCAGCCGAATTTCGAGTTCGGCAACCAGGGCGGCGACGAAGGATTCACACTGCAACTGGCCGGAGAGTCCACCGAAGCGCTCGCGGAACTGGCCCCGCAGGTCGTGCGGCTTTTGTCCACGGTCGAAGGGTTGCGCGACGTACGCACGGACATCAGCGGCGGCGACCGCGAGATCCGAGTGAAGGTGGATCGCATGCGCGCCATGCGACAGGGCCTCGACCCGCAGACCATCGCATCCTCGCTGTCGGTGGCCATGCGCGGCGAACAGTTGCGGGAGTTCCGCGGCGCGGACGGGGAAGTGAAAGTCAGGATCGCCTTTCGCGAGGACGACAGACAGAGCCTTGCGCAACTCGCCGATCTTCCGCTTTACGCGCCCGACGGCCGACGTGTCACCCTGGGTTCGGTTGCAGAGTTCGAAGTCACGCGCGCGCACGACGAAATACGTCGGATCGACCGGGTCACAGCCGTAACGATCAGCGCCAATCTCGAGGACAAGTCACTGGAAGAAGTGCGGCCGGAGGTCAAGGCGTTGCTGGATGCGTACCAGTTGCCGCCCGGTTACAGCTGGTCTTTCGGCCGCGGATTCCAGCGCGCTGACGAAACGCAGCAGATCATGGCGCAGAACATCCTGTTGGCCATCGCTCTCATATTTCTCGTGATGGCAGCCCTGTTCGAGTCCACGGTCTACCCCGTGTCCATCATCACCTCGATAGGCTTTTCCGTGATCGGCGTGTTCTGGTTCTTCCTCGCGACCGGAACCACATTCTCCTTCATGGCTACGATCGGCATCATGATCCTGGTCGGGGTGGTCGTGAATAACGGCATCGTTCTCGTGGACCATGTCAACAACCTGCGGCGTGCCGGCATGCAACGCGACGCCGCCCTGCTGCAGGCCGGGCGAGACCGGCTGCGGCCGATCCTGATGACCGCGGCCACGACGATCCTCGGGCTGGTGCCGCTGGCTGTCAGCGCCACCAAGGTCGGCGGCGACGAAATCGGCGCCCCCGCCTACTTCCCCATGGCGCGTGCGATCATCGGGGGGCTGGGGTTCTCGACGCTGACTTCGCTGCTGCTCGTGCCGTGGACCTATGCGCTCCTGGATGACCTCGGCCGCTGGACCCGCCGCGTCAGGTCCGTCGCCCGTGGCGGACATCCCGGCCGCGCCGCGGATGGAACGCCCGACGCGGATCAGGGAATGAACACGTCGTAG
- a CDS encoding TIGR04211 family SH3 domain-containing protein, with protein MRPRFLVLCLLALAATAADAQTRYVSDRLEITLRSGTSTQHSIIRMLSSGTPLEVLESDDASGYTRVRTEAGTEGWVLSRYLMDEPAARAQLAAATTRVQALTAQVAELEGRLREVTGERGALEAERSGLGTELDEVRAELERIQRVSASALELDKVNRELRTRLASAEQVGDGLRMEVAELKRSSQRDWFLAGAGVLVAGLLAGLIIPRLRLGRRSRWGDL; from the coding sequence ATGAGACCCAGATTCCTCGTCCTGTGCCTGCTGGCGCTGGCGGCGACGGCCGCCGATGCACAGACACGCTATGTTTCGGATCGGCTCGAAATCACGTTGCGCAGCGGCACCTCGACCCAGCACTCGATCATCCGGATGCTGTCCAGCGGTACCCCTCTCGAAGTCCTGGAGTCGGACGACGCCAGCGGCTACACGCGGGTGCGGACCGAGGCTGGCACGGAAGGCTGGGTGCTCAGCCGCTACCTGATGGATGAGCCGGCTGCGCGTGCGCAGCTGGCGGCGGCGACGACCCGTGTACAGGCACTCACCGCGCAGGTGGCCGAACTTGAGGGGCGCTTGCGGGAGGTGACCGGCGAGCGCGGCGCGCTCGAGGCGGAACGCTCGGGGCTAGGGACCGAACTGGACGAAGTCCGCGCGGAACTGGAACGGATCCAGCGCGTGTCGGCGTCGGCGCTCGAACTCGACAAGGTGAACCGCGAATTGCGTACGCGCCTCGCGTCCGCCGAGCAGGTCGGTGACGGCCTGCGGATGGAGGTCGCAGAGCTCAAGCGCAGCAGCCAGCGCGACTGGTTCCTCGCCGGGGCCGGCGTGCTGGTCGCCGGCCTGCTGGCGGGCTTGATCATTCCGCGCCTGCGGCTCGGACGGCGTTCGCGCTGGGGCGACCTCTAG
- a CDS encoding pyruvate, water dikinase regulatory protein — protein MKHRTVFFVSDQTGVTAETLGHSLLTQFDGLRFRGVTVPFINTPDKVRECVRRIDLTREVEGSRPIVFATMVQDDLRDIISQSQGLVLDFFGAFIGPMERELGIVSSHATGKAHGVADQRSYTRRIDAMNYALEHDDGSTTRDYSKADLILVGVSRSGKTPTCLYMALRYGVYAANYPLTEEEFERGKLPAPLERYRDRLFGLTIKPARLQQIRQERRPESNYASARQVSFELRSAEALFARYGIQYLDTGECSVEEIASTVLDRTGLLNRMQGVDGGEV, from the coding sequence ATGAAGCACAGAACGGTATTTTTCGTATCCGACCAGACCGGTGTCACCGCGGAGACGCTCGGACACAGCCTGTTGACGCAGTTCGACGGGCTCAGGTTTCGCGGCGTGACTGTGCCATTTATCAACACCCCTGACAAGGTGAGGGAATGCGTACGGCGTATCGACCTGACCCGCGAGGTGGAAGGGTCCCGGCCGATCGTCTTCGCCACCATGGTACAGGACGATCTGCGCGACATAATCTCGCAGAGCCAGGGGCTGGTGCTCGATTTTTTCGGCGCCTTCATCGGACCCATGGAGCGCGAACTCGGCATCGTTTCCAGCCATGCTACGGGCAAGGCCCACGGTGTGGCCGACCAGCGCTCCTACACCCGGCGCATCGACGCGATGAACTACGCGCTGGAACACGATGACGGGTCCACGACGCGCGACTACAGCAAGGCCGACCTGATTCTCGTCGGGGTCTCCCGGTCCGGCAAGACGCCGACGTGCCTCTACATGGCGCTACGTTACGGCGTGTACGCCGCCAATTACCCGCTCACCGAGGAAGAGTTCGAGCGCGGCAAGTTGCCGGCTCCGCTGGAGCGTTATCGTGATCGCCTTTTCGGTCTCACGATCAAGCCCGCGCGCCTGCAGCAGATCCGGCAGGAACGTCGTCCGGAGAGCAATTACGCTTCGGCACGCCAGGTCAGTTTCGAGTTGCGCTCCGCCGAGGCCCTGTTCGCGCGCTATGGCATCCAGTATCTCGATACGGGCGAGTGCTCGGTCGAGGAGATCGCCAGCACCGTTCTCGACCGCACCGGGCTCCTCAATCGCATGCAGGGCGTGGACGGGGGCGAGGTCTAG
- a CDS encoding alpha-D-glucose phosphate-specific phosphoglucomutase, protein MAIRSIATRPFDDQRPGTAGLRKKVRIFQQPHYLENFLQSVFNAAGDFSGATLVAGGDGRYWNREALSVLFRVAAGNGVGRIIVGRHGLLSTPAASHLIRLHEAAGGFLLTASHNPGGPDGDFGVKFDTANGGQAPESLTEAAWRASLEIEAYHVADMPEPELDRLGLQQAGDLQIEVVDPVADYADLMESLFDFPRIRKLLGNGRFRMRFDGLNAITGPYAMEILEHRLGAAPGTVVNAVPLPDFGGLHPDPNPVDAAHLVDWMTGPDAGDLAAASDGDGDRNMIVGRGMVVSPGDSLAVLAEHARRVPGYAGGLAGVARSMPTSRAVDRVAEALNIPCYETPTGWRYFCNLLDAGRVDLCGEESFGTSSSHAREKDGLWAVLFWLNLVAATERSVEELVHDHWQRFGRHAFARHDWFIPDSERAAVVMQTLQENPGRFDGTTLGDVHIERADSFAYHDPVDESVASGQGVRVFLADGSRVVFRLSGTGTQGATLRIYLEKYLPPDADHGGTGPELTAALGAFAAGLARVSELTGVARPAGVI, encoded by the coding sequence ATGGCCATACGCAGCATCGCCACGCGTCCGTTCGACGACCAGCGACCGGGCACCGCCGGCCTGCGCAAGAAAGTACGCATCTTCCAGCAACCCCATTACCTCGAAAACTTCCTGCAATCCGTATTCAACGCCGCGGGCGACTTCAGCGGCGCCACCCTGGTGGCCGGCGGCGACGGCCGTTACTGGAACCGGGAAGCGTTGAGCGTGTTGTTTCGCGTCGCGGCCGGCAACGGCGTCGGGCGGATCATCGTCGGACGTCACGGTCTGCTGTCCACGCCCGCCGCTTCGCACCTCATCCGCCTGCATGAAGCGGCCGGCGGCTTCCTGTTGACCGCCAGTCACAACCCCGGGGGCCCCGACGGCGACTTCGGCGTCAAGTTCGACACCGCAAACGGCGGCCAGGCGCCGGAGTCGCTCACTGAAGCCGCCTGGCGTGCCTCCCTGGAGATCGAGGCTTACCACGTGGCCGACATGCCGGAACCGGAACTGGATCGGCTCGGGCTCCAGCAGGCCGGTGATCTCCAGATCGAAGTCGTGGATCCGGTGGCGGATTACGCCGATCTCATGGAAAGCCTGTTCGACTTTCCCCGCATACGAAAGTTGCTGGGGAACGGGCGTTTTCGCATGCGCTTCGACGGCCTGAATGCGATCACCGGGCCCTATGCGATGGAGATCCTGGAGCATCGCCTCGGCGCCGCCCCCGGAACGGTCGTCAACGCCGTACCCCTGCCGGATTTCGGCGGCCTCCATCCGGATCCCAATCCGGTCGATGCCGCGCACCTCGTGGACTGGATGACGGGACCGGACGCCGGCGACCTCGCGGCGGCCTCCGACGGTGACGGCGACCGCAACATGATCGTCGGGCGCGGCATGGTGGTGTCGCCCGGCGACAGCCTCGCCGTCCTGGCCGAGCACGCCCGCCGAGTGCCGGGTTACGCGGGCGGCCTCGCCGGCGTCGCACGCTCGATGCCGACGAGCCGCGCGGTAGACCGGGTGGCCGAGGCGCTGAACATCCCCTGCTACGAGACGCCGACGGGCTGGCGCTACTTCTGCAACCTGCTGGATGCCGGGCGGGTGGACCTGTGCGGCGAGGAGAGCTTCGGCACCAGTTCGAGCCACGCAAGAGAGAAGGACGGCCTGTGGGCGGTGCTTTTCTGGCTCAACCTCGTCGCGGCGACGGAGCGGTCGGTTGAAGAACTGGTGCACGACCACTGGCAACGCTTCGGGCGTCATGCATTCGCCCGCCACGACTGGTTCATCCCGGACAGCGAACGCGCCGCCGTCGTGATGCAGACGCTGCAGGAGAATCCCGGGCGGTTCGACGGGACGACGCTGGGAGACGTTCACATCGAGCGGGCCGACAGCTTTGCATATCACGACCCGGTCGACGAAAGCGTGGCCTCGGGCCAGGGTGTCCGCGTGTTCCTGGCGGACGGCTCGCGCGTGGTGTTTCGCCTGTCGGGCACCGGGACCCAGGGCGCGACGCTGCGCATCTACCTGGAAAAGTACCTGCCGCCCGATGCCGATCATGGCGGCACCGGACCGGAACTTACCGCCGCGCTCGGCGCATTCGCCGCCGGGCTGGCCAGGGTTTCCGAGCTGACCGGCGTCGCCCGACCGGCGGGCGTGATCTAG
- a CDS encoding DUF1249 domain-containing protein — MIADGSIALPRPTQPGSFTALMHLYESNYLRLHWLFDDVMALRDHQCSRVAGDLPLHLEVIERRPYTTTLRMTYYFRDGQAPVADPDLAIRVYHDAGLAEAMECRSRHLHHALQRFHAPPASELGRRWARNGMLNKWLEYCYDHGHRFPAHPGRAAAAR; from the coding sequence ATGATAGCAGACGGCTCCATCGCGCTGCCGCGTCCGACGCAGCCCGGCAGCTTCACCGCGCTCATGCACCTGTATGAGAGCAACTACCTGCGTTTGCACTGGTTGTTCGACGATGTCATGGCCTTGCGTGACCACCAGTGTTCGCGGGTCGCAGGTGACCTCCCGCTGCACCTCGAGGTCATCGAACGCCGTCCCTACACGACGACATTGCGGATGACTTACTACTTTCGCGACGGGCAGGCGCCCGTGGCGGATCCGGACCTGGCCATTCGCGTCTACCACGACGCGGGCCTGGCGGAGGCCATGGAGTGTCGCAGCCGGCACCTTCATCATGCCTTGCAGCGTTTCCACGCGCCGCCTGCGAGCGAACTCGGTCGTCGCTGGGCACGCAACGGCATGTTGAACAAGTGGCTCGAGTACTGTTATGACCATGGCCACCGGTTCCCCGCCCACCCAGGGCGTGCTGCTGCCGCACGCTGA
- the ppsA gene encoding phosphoenolpyruvate synthase — MEQYIIKLDELGMNDVERVGGKNASLGEMLANLEALGVTVPSGFATTAAAYRDFMQTDGLGERIREALADLDVDDVEKLVATGARIRDWIRETPLPARLHEDIRRGWDEMSGGRDIAVAVRSSATAEDLPEASFAGQQETYLNVRGIEAVIERIHDVFASLFNDRAIAYRVHHDFDHSQVALSAGIQHMVRSDTGASGVLFTLDTESGFRDVVFITASWGLGEMVVQGAVNPDEFYVFKPSLEAGKRAILRKTMGSKAIKMVHGDDGHGTRTIDVPAADRARYCLDDADIETLARHAVAIEKHYGCPMDIEWGKDGGDGKLYILQARPETVQSRQGRSILRFKLKNRSTVIASGRSIGQRIGAGTARIIRDVKEMHRVRAGDVLIADMTDPDWEPVMKRAAAIVTDRGGRTCHAAIIARELGIPAVVGCGDATRTVSDGQPVTVSCAEGDTGFIFDGVLDFDEQTIELDRMPDIPVKIMMNVGNPDRAFDFAGIPHHGVGLARLEFIINRMIGVHPRALLEFDSLSDDLKHTIRQQMAGYDDPVEFFIGKLAEGIGTIAAAFAPHPVIVRLSDFKSNEYANLIGGREYEPHEENPMLGFRGASRYVAENFRPCFELECRALKRVREDMGLDNVQVMVPFVRTVAEARKVVELLAENGLKRGEHGLKLIMMCEIPSNALLAEQFLEHFDGMSIGSNDMTQLTLGLDRDSSIIADLFDERDDAVKALLHMAIAACRRQGKYIGICGQGPSDHADFARWLLDEGIESISLNPDTVVETWMFLAGRSVA; from the coding sequence GTGGAACAGTACATCATCAAGCTCGATGAGCTCGGCATGAACGACGTCGAGCGAGTCGGCGGCAAGAATGCCTCCCTGGGCGAAATGCTCGCCAACCTCGAAGCCCTCGGGGTGACGGTGCCGAGTGGCTTCGCCACCACCGCTGCGGCGTACCGGGACTTCATGCAGACGGACGGCCTCGGCGAACGCATCCGCGAGGCCCTTGCCGATCTCGACGTGGACGACGTCGAGAAACTGGTGGCCACCGGCGCCCGGATCCGGGACTGGATCCGGGAAACGCCCCTTCCCGCCCGCTTGCACGAGGACATCCGCCGCGGCTGGGACGAGATGTCGGGCGGACGGGACATCGCGGTGGCCGTGCGCTCCTCCGCGACGGCCGAGGACCTTCCCGAAGCCAGTTTCGCAGGTCAGCAGGAAACCTACCTGAACGTGCGCGGCATCGAGGCCGTCATCGAGCGCATCCACGACGTGTTTGCCTCATTGTTCAACGATCGCGCGATCGCCTATCGCGTGCACCATGATTTCGACCATTCGCAGGTCGCCCTCTCCGCCGGTATCCAGCACATGGTGCGCAGCGACACGGGTGCCAGCGGCGTGCTCTTCACGCTGGACACAGAGTCGGGTTTCCGTGACGTGGTGTTCATCACTGCGTCCTGGGGCCTCGGCGAAATGGTGGTCCAGGGCGCCGTGAATCCGGACGAATTCTATGTGTTCAAGCCGTCGCTCGAAGCCGGCAAGCGCGCCATCCTGCGCAAGACCATGGGCAGCAAGGCGATCAAGATGGTGCATGGCGACGACGGCCACGGCACCCGGACCATCGACGTCCCCGCCGCCGACCGCGCCCGTTACTGCCTGGACGACGCGGATATCGAGACCCTCGCCCGCCATGCCGTGGCCATCGAGAAGCACTACGGCTGCCCCATGGACATCGAGTGGGGCAAGGACGGCGGCGACGGCAAGCTCTACATACTCCAGGCGCGGCCCGAGACGGTGCAGAGCCGGCAGGGACGCTCCATCCTGCGGTTCAAGCTGAAAAACCGCTCCACGGTGATCGCCTCGGGGCGCAGCATCGGCCAGCGCATCGGCGCCGGCACCGCGCGCATCATTCGCGACGTGAAGGAAATGCATCGCGTGCGCGCCGGCGACGTGCTGATCGCCGACATGACGGACCCCGACTGGGAGCCGGTGATGAAACGCGCCGCGGCCATCGTCACGGATCGGGGCGGACGCACCTGCCACGCCGCGATCATCGCGCGCGAGCTGGGCATCCCCGCGGTGGTCGGTTGCGGCGACGCCACGCGCACCGTGTCCGACGGCCAGCCGGTCACCGTGTCCTGTGCCGAAGGCGACACCGGCTTCATATTCGACGGCGTGCTCGACTTCGACGAGCAGACCATCGAGCTCGACCGGATGCCGGACATCCCGGTCAAGATCATGATGAACGTCGGCAACCCGGACCGGGCCTTCGATTTCGCCGGCATCCCGCATCACGGCGTGGGCCTCGCGCGGCTCGAGTTCATCATCAACCGGATGATCGGCGTGCATCCCCGCGCCCTGCTGGAGTTCGACTCCCTGTCGGACGACCTGAAACACACCATCCGCCAGCAGATGGCGGGTTACGACGACCCGGTGGAATTCTTCATCGGCAAGCTCGCGGAGGGCATCGGCACGATCGCTGCCGCATTCGCCCCCCACCCCGTGATCGTGCGCTTGTCCGATTTCAAGTCCAACGAGTACGCCAACCTGATCGGCGGCCGCGAGTACGAACCCCACGAGGAAAACCCGATGCTGGGCTTCCGCGGCGCCTCGCGTTACGTGGCGGAGAACTTCCGTCCATGCTTCGAGCTCGAATGCCGGGCGCTGAAGCGGGTGCGCGAGGACATGGGCCTCGACAACGTCCAGGTCATGGTGCCCTTCGTGCGCACGGTCGCCGAGGCGCGCAAGGTCGTGGAGCTGCTGGCCGAGAATGGCCTGAAGCGCGGCGAGCACGGCCTCAAGTTGATCATGATGTGCGAAATCCCGTCGAACGCCTTGCTCGCGGAGCAGTTCCTGGAGCATTTCGACGGCATGTCGATCGGCTCGAACGACATGACCCAGCTGACGCTCGGCCTGGACCGGGACTCGAGCATCATTGCCGACCTGTTCGACGAGCGGGACGATGCCGTCAAGGCCCTGCTGCACATGGCGATCGCGGCGTGCCGCCGGCAGGGCAAGTACATCGGGATCTGCGGGCAGGGGCCCTCGGACCACGCCGACTTCGCGCGCTGGCTGCTCGACGAAGGCATCGAGAGCATCTCGCTCAACCCGGACACGGTGGTCGAGACGTGGATGTTCCTCGCCGGCCGGAGCGTCGCCTGA